The sequence AACTTACTTTCTTTCTGCATCATTGAAGGCTTTGTTTTCTTGGATAGAGTCATTTTCTAAATCAATGACTTCAATCTCTTTAACATCGACAGTGTGTCTACTGTTCTCACCAGACACATTGGAGTTATTCATTGATAAGTCAACATCAACAGGAGCtacttttttcttcattccagAATTAGCCCGATAATCTATTATAGGATCAGTATCACGATTCTCATGTGCATCACAAACCTGCATGAGATTAAGGTCGCAGATCTTGAATGAATTCTGAAAAGGCTTCTTTTCTGGCACAAACTCGATGCAGGCTTCACCTCCATCTTTTTGGGATTGGGATTCATTCATCACCGAGCTCTCCTGATCAACAGCTATAATCAATTTCTCACCAGAACCGTTTTCTTCCAGTGAATTTACTTTCTTTTCACTCAAGTTTGAAAGCCCAAAACAATCATCTGCCTCTGTAACCATGTAAGGAAGCCATTGTCTTGGTTTTTTGGCTTCCTCCAGCTGATCATGTTCTTCTAAAACCCTTTTCTCACCCCTTTCCTTAACTACAAAGCTGGAACTCCTAAGCCCTACAGGTCCCTGAGTTGATTCTTGCACATTTACAAAAGCTCTACCTGGCAAAGACTGGGACCTTGCATATCTGTCCTGCTCAATACTACCATATTCAGAACCTGATTCTACCAAATTTTCAGCAGAATGACTGGACTGAGCTTTAGAAGTTTCAGGGTTGAGACAATTATCATAATGAGTTTTATCTAATAGTGTGGTACCTAAAGAAACATCAACGGAACCGTTTTTAACTAAAGCTTGACATTCTTTGTGTTCGACGCCAGCGTCAGAGGTGGTCCCCTCTTGGGTATTTGGAAGTGGATCATCAACCTTTGGACCCCTATGCGTCAATGATGAGCGGATTCTAGTGGGCACCTTGGCAAATTTGCACAGTGTTAGCAAGTCAGTCCCATTCTTGCCTGAGGAATCACCCTCACCCTCAGCTTCTGCAGCACCAAGCTGCATCAGTAAGTTCTCCGAAACACCTTGTTTCTCAGTTTCCTCATTGTTGGCACAATCTTGATCCTTCATCTCTTTATCCGATACCTTGGCAGGTTCCTCACCAACTTCATCAGTTTCATTTGGTCCATCTTTCCAAGGTCCAGAAGAACTTGGTTTTGAACTCATATCATCATCTGGGTATCGGCCcttgttcaatttagattCCGAATCCACTGCATCCTCACTCTTGGGCCTCAACTCGCTTGGACTGGAGTTTTGTTGCAATGCATTATTACCAGCATCTTTACTGAGCTTCTGCTCCTCATGGTGTCCAGAAACAGAACCCTCATCACCCTCCCTATCAGAGGAAGCCCTACTATGTCTATCCGAGAATGAACCACTCCTGCCATAGTCTCGTCCCCAATCCGAGCCATAACCACCCCGATACGATCCAGCCCCATTTCTCCTCTTTCCCTTGAAATGATTCCTTGTGTTGCTGCTAAATTCATCAACACCAAACCTTCCCCTTCTTGACCCTCCATCCGAAACCGAATTCCCCAACCGAGCAAGAGCCGAAGTCCGGCCTTCTGATGCAATTTGTAAATGGTCAGCCTCCTGAAACTCCCCCACTTGCTTCTTTAAACTAGTGTTCTGCCATTTGGCGGAGGGGGCATTCGGAGGCAGCAGCCCCTGAGATACCAAATACTCAGCGGCAAGGCGCCCCGCTTCCATAAAGATGTCGCCTTTGCGGGGCGGAGCTGGAGGCGGAGGCGGCGGAGCTGGAGGTGGCTGGAAAGATTTGGGGCGGCCAAAACCGCGATTGAAGTTTCGGTGTTCGGAGGTGTAAAAGCTATGGCCCCTCAGAGAAGTCTCTGGGGAGATCCGAGAATTGGGAGCCATGCCCATCCCCATACCCATGGAATTGGACCTGTACCCATTTCCAGGATTGCGATGCCGGGCATGcatattttttgtgtggattATAATACAAATGAAAGATGAATTCTTAGAAAATTAAGCTACAAATTCAGTGAATCGCCGAAAAGAGTGTTCTTGTGGGTTTCAGGTACCTTGCAATTCAGAATTGAGCTCAAATGAGGTTACCCACCTACCAACAGCTGTTCATCCAAAGCGTAACCCCTAAAAATTGCCTCTCTTTGTTTcgatctttctatattttcatacCAAAGAttcgaaattcaaaatttacaAGAACAGATTTGTCTCTCGGGAGGAACAGCTGAAATTCTGACCTTACTTTCTAGATTTTGGAAAATCGAATTTGATTCGATCCAAACAGCTCCAAAATTCGTATCACGGAGTTTTCAATTGCAGATCCACCTCAAATTCCCAATCTCAATCTGAGAATCCTAgctctctccattttccccCTTTTGCAATGAAATGGAGGCCGAGCTTGTTTTTCAGTCAATTTTTCGGTGATCAGCAGAGCAGGTTTGATTTTTAGTTATTTACTTTTAGGAAGAAAGTGAATAAGGgatgaaaattaaattatataatccGTAATTGCCTCTACGTCACCTCCGCACTACCGTCATTTTAaccattttctttaaatacGACGCTGCAGATATTAGTCTCAGAtaactttatttttaacattttaccagaaaacaaatttgaattttcaacGGCCCAAAACCAGCCCATACCATATCACCAGTTTTTGAAAAGgaataaaacccaaaagaaaagccCACCCACTTGCCAAGCCTGCTAATTTAAAATAGTaggaaaaaattatttaatatctACTATTTTAGACTATCGTTTGTactataaaacaaaaaaattaagtatgTTTTTATCTACATACTAGCATTTTGAGAGGTGAGGTTCATTATGTccttggtgttttttttttgttttttgttttttttttcattaataaaattcaCCCGTTGAGTTTTCAATAAGTTGTAAGTACCTAAGAAAAACTTAGCCCACGCCATTTTTAAATCTTGGGTCCGTATAGATAAACACACAAATTTCACTAGAAATCAAAGTCCTAATAATAGGACTTTGATTTAGAAAGTTGAATCCTAGTGGAGCAAACtccatatttaatttcattattctatttgttgtttaaaatataattattaattaaagtaattaaaaaagactaacatattacttaattacatatattaaattaaagaagtgggccaaaaaacaaaaataaaggaactaattttatacttttttttttttaaaaagaaaaagttgtcCCGACAAATGTTCGTCAGCAAAGGTCTATGCCGGCGAAATAtcccaaattaaaatttcattttaaaaagtatagccgcatggctatgCTATTTAtatagacaaaaaaaaaaaaagacgcCCTCTaagcgccacgtgtcaaaacagTAAAGCtggccggctatactatttttaaaaaaaattagggaacCGCGTATAGCctcacggctatactatttcttaaaaaatttcaaaaacaatctagtatagccggtcggctatactatatatgaatatataaaGACCGGCTCAGCGCCTAGGCGCCACGCGTCAAACAAGTAGAGCATacgactatactatttttaaagcAAGTAAGAAGAATTGGGTATAGCCAGACAgctatatttattttatttttattcaataatatgtgagaattatgcGTGTAATGGTTAAGTAATATgtatttaaattaatcaaaaggtTAGTCTTGGGCCTTGGGGCTCTTGGGCTCTGTGATTTAAATTAACCCTGactagttaattaattatttgaattatttttaaaatacaaatatcatataatgtttttgtttgcttgagTTTGTTGTGTAAATTCACAGAGAACATTCATATCATCATTCTTGTATAGCCGCATAGATAAACATACAAATTTCACTAGAAATCAAAGCCCTAGTGCTAGGACTCTGATTTAGAAAGTTGTATTCTAGTGGAGCAAACGTCATATTTAatgagattttctatttaaacctcacacttctctttgttcacctcaatacttaaataattaagttgtaagttttattattgtgtaaaaagacaaaaaaggtcatccaacttaatacttaacccTAGTACATCTTTACACACACCTCACACACcccaccactcttcatattaagttttagaaaaatgcAAACTCTTCTACATCATATTGCCAGAGACATAGAACATTGACGAGCATGCCTCTTTAAAATCTACATGGGAGCTAATGGAAAGACTTGTTGATTCTTTGGTTGTAATGATCTCATTCTCTTCCCTTTGTtgattgcttttgttttgttttttttaatacctaATGTTTTGGTAAAGCTGTTCTCTTTCTCtagaaaacattaaatttcagatttgggtttgtttgtgtttttttttttttggctatgAACAGTAATATTATTATCACTTCTAGAATTCCAGTATGCATCTAAAATCATAATCCTACTGCTGCTGCTTCAATAGTTgggttatttttcttgttgcttTTCCACTCTGATAAAAGCTTCAATGTATTCTCCATTGATGGCCTACTCCTAATGCAAAGTGTAGCAACCTCAAGTACCAGTTTTATCTCCTCTTGCACCGGAACGTTTGTACCAATTTCATTCTCATTGTAAATTTCTCTCATAACAACTTCCCTTGACTTGCTTTGTATGCTTGCTCCTAAATTCGTCAATCTGCCATTGCTTAAAATTTTCAGCATGATCTCCCCAAAGCTGTATACATTCCTCCTCTAAGGGTAGtttgtggggtttaaatagaaaattt comes from Prunus dulcis chromosome 6, ALMONDv2, whole genome shotgun sequence and encodes:
- the LOC117631070 gene encoding uncharacterized protein At4g26450 isoform X1 translates to MHARHRNPGNGYRSNSMGMGMGMAPNSRISPETSLRGHSFYTSEHRNFNRGFGRPKSFQPPPAPPPPPPAPPRKGDIFMEAGRLAAEYLVSQGLLPPNAPSAKWQNTSLKKQVGEFQEADHLQIASEGRTSALARLGNSVSDGGSRRGRFGVDEFSSNTRNHFKGKRRNGAGSYRGGYGSDWGRDYGRSGSFSDRHSRASSDREGDEGSVSGHHEEQKLSKDAGNNALQQNSSPSELRPKSEDAVDSESKLNKGRYPDDDMSSKPSSSGPWKDGPNETDEVGEEPAKVSDKEMKDQDCANNEETEKQGVSENLLMQLGAAEAEGEGDSSGKNGTDLLTLCKFAKVPTRIRSSLTHRGPKVDDPLPNTQEGTTSDAGVEHKECQALVKNGSVDVSLGTTLLDKTHYDNCLNPETSKAQSSHSAENLVESGSEYGSIEQDRYARSQSLPGRAFVNVQESTQGPVGLRSSSFVVKERGEKRVLEEHDQLEEAKKPRQWLPYMVTEADDCFGLSNLSEKKVNSLEENGSGEKLIIAVDQESSVMNESQSQKDGGEACIEFVPEKKPFQNSFKICDLNLMQVCDAHENRDTDPIIDYRANSGMKKKVAPVDVDLSMNNSNVSGENSRHTVDVKEIEVIDLENDSIQENKAFNDAERKPQTEFTPLEGFPNHAQNTSDIPDVQDGYGLMISELLGNDFPNCSSVPEDLNSMHNEIGLHNGEETLADDDAIYMALGEIPLTFLRPWEQPTPQEYEKPF
- the LOC117631070 gene encoding uncharacterized protein At4g26450 isoform X2 — encoded protein: MHARHRNPGNGYRSNSMGMGMGMAPNSRISPETSLRGHSFYTSEHRNFNRGFGRPKSFQPPPAPPPPPPAPPRKGDIFMEAGRLAAEYLVSQGLLPPNAPSAKWQNTSLKKQVGEFQEADHLQIASEGRTSALARLGNSVSDGGSRRGRFGVDEFSSNTRNHFKGKRRNGAGSYRGGYGSDWGRDYGRSGSFSDRHSRASSDREGDEGSVSGHHEEQKLSKDAGNNALQQNSSPSELRPKSEDAVDSESKLNKGRYPDDDMSSKPSSSGPWKDGPNETDEVGEEPAKVSDKEMKDQDCANNEETEKQGVSENLLMQLGAAEAEGEGDSSGKNGTDLLTLCKFAKVPTRIRSSLTHRGPKVDDPLPNTQEGTTSDAGVEHKECQALVKNGSVDVSLGTTLLDKTHYDNCLNPETSKAQSSHSAENLVESGSEYGSIEQDRYARSQSLPGRAFVNVQESTQGPVGLRSSSFVVKERGEKRVLEEHDQLEEAKKPRQWLPYMVTEADDCFGLSNLSEKKVNSLEENGSGEKLIIAVDQESSVMNESQSQKDGGEACIEFVPEKKPFQNSFKICDLNLMQVCDAHENRDTDPIIDYRANSGMKKKVAPVDVDLSMNNSNVSGENSRHTVDVKEIEVIDLENDSIQENKAFNDAERKPQTEFTPLEGFPNHAQNTSDIPDVQDGYGLMISELLGNDFPNCSSVPEDLNSMHNEIGLHNGEETLADDDAIYMALGEIPLSMPHF